DNA from Equus caballus isolate H_3958 breed thoroughbred chromosome 27, TB-T2T, whole genome shotgun sequence:
CCCCAAAAGTAGTAGGTTGCAAAGAGGTCACATCCGATGACTACGGACAAAGAAGTCATTGAATTGAAGATGTAAAAGTCATTGTTTAACTTGGGCACAAATGAATTTCTTGAGAGGGATGCCAGGAAGCAATAGAATGGAGAGCAATGGATTGAGGGAATAGTAGAAATTTgataatgaatgaaagaagagaataatctaaTGATTTGGGGGGGGAAATAAGGGTCAATGAcaggttatttttaaagaaagacttgAGTACAATTGTGGACCATAATGAAGAAGccaatggagaaagagagaataagagagaaagaggattAGTAGTGGTACATGGTTACAAGAGGTGGATTTGGGAGGACTTGAACTTGTGAACCTAGTAGGGACCAAGAAGAGCTCTCTGTGCAGAGCTGGTGCAGAATATGGACATGGAAtcactttttccatttattctccCTTTCCCAAAGCTAAGAAGTATCTCTGTAGCTGCTAGATACCTGAGTAAAATTTTGAAGGATCATCCATCATCACTGGCAATGGAGGGGAGTCAATGAGTGTGGCAGGACTAGAGAGGTCCACTTTTAAAAGATTGGAGAATGACTGCATGAAGCCAGGACGTGGTGGGTGTGGAGAACCTTGAAAAGCAGCCTTACTGATTTAGCCAAAGGGGATCTTAACCATCATCTCTTCAAATTAATTTATTATGCAGGTAAATAAATGAGGACTAGAAATGGTGATGTAGGATGATTTTAGTATTGCAAATTGATACAAAGCTCAGTGACTCTCAAAATGAGACCCCTGAGAAGTTATGCTCATCACCCTCCCCAACAATCTTTGGATTGTAATTTCAGCCCAGTCCCTGGACAGAGAAAATGCCTCTAGtgacctcttcctccctctggaCTGCCTAGGTGCTCTGAGAACCACATTGCTGCTGAGACGCAGAGGAGCAGGACAGGGTGGCTGCGATCCAGTGAATGTCCCTGGGCTTCAACATCCTATCTCACACTGGTCAGGCTCCCTGACCAGAGTCATCCATTGACATCACAAGCTGGTAGACTATATAAGTGgtctttaaaacacaaatatttttgaaagagtgACCACTAGGCTCATTGGCCCAATTGTATGTACAGCTTTCTCAGCCCTTCTCCTCAGTCTTTATTGAAGGAGTTGTTGGTGGGTTCAGCATGTTAGATAATTGAAATCTGGGATCTAGTTTTTCATGAATTGCTTGTCCACTAGTCTTTGGCCAGACTAGACTAATCACTGTTCCTAAATTTGCCTTGTGCTTCCCCACATTTGCACTCTGGCTCCTGGTGAGAATGGTTGTGTCTCTGACCGGGTCTGCTCCACCAAATTAACCAGCTCATGAGTCCTATGACTCATGCTGAGCCAGGTTTCCCTCAGGCCCAACCCTTTTCACTTCTTTGCAcgtttcctcttttttcttttctttttatatagtgGATGGAGGACAATATCAAATAAAGTGTTTACAAGTCAAGGGTATTTGCAGGAAGCTAAAGGATCAACAATGATTGTTCATGCCTGGATGATGAAAATCTGCCAAGAAAGCTTTCTGCCTGAAGATGTTATAAAGAATTTGTCTACACCCAGCTAGtttggaggagacagacaactCCCTTACCCAGTGTTTCCTCTAGTCCACTTCCCCATGTGGAGAAGCCTCTCAGACCTGGGCTTGCAGGGAAGACACTGTCTTCTAAAGCAGGAATCAAGCTCGGAGGCTTTCAGGAGACACAGCATGTAAATACACAAAGCAGGCAAATGAGACAAAGGACTAAGCTGATTTTTAAACCTCCATGGAGGCCTAATTCactgacaaaacaaaacatttccatAGAGGGTCCCAGACTAAAGGCCTACAGTTGCCAgccttccagaagaaaatgttCTCTGTGGTTATAGTTGGGGAAATGTTGTTGCTCCAGTTTCCTTGCTTACATTCTTTTGGAGAGAAACAAGTAAGCTAAAATAACAGTGAAAAATTGGAATGCTGGAGACTGCCTCACATGCACACCTGCAAAGGAAGCGTACACTATTGTGAGAAAGTATAAACGAGGGGCCACAACGAGATGGTAGCTACTGGCAACTCCATACCCTTGTCTCAAAGAGTCCTCCATGTGCTGACTCTTCTGATGCTGATAAAGTACACCGGAGGGCAGTGTGTAGCAAAGTCTTACTCTAGCTGGCGACCATATGGTAATGTCACCACCAAAGGAAGAATGAACGGAACTTTAATATTGTGAAGTTTTAGAGCACAGACTTTGACGACAAGGGAAACTGAAACAAATTTAAGCCTCTTAAAGGGGGAATTCAATATAGGCAATTGTCTATATAGGTGATAGGAGAGAGCTGAGAAGTCCAAATGTATGGCGAGTTACCTCAGAATTTGCAACAGCAGAAAGAAACTACTATCCTTAGGTCTAGGAGGACAAAGGCAGGAAGGAGGTAATGTTCCCAAAGCCTAGGATATGGACCCCCTACTGAGTCTTGGCAGATGGGCCTGTTGGAAGGATCATGGATGAAGCGGCCTTCTGGTAGGAATTGGAGGCACAGAGGAGATGCCTCCTAAAGTACAGGAAGAGAAAGATCCTAGTGTCTCACCAATTCCTGCCCTCTCATCTTCAGCCAGTGCTTCCCTTTGGTCAATCTGTATGATACCTGGAGGGTAGGGGTGCCTGGGAAATGTAGATAGTCACCTGCAGTTCAGAGCACTGCCACCTACTAGCTGGGTGGCCCAGGGCAAGTTACGCAGCTCTcccagcttcagtttcttcatctgtaaaactgagacAATGCCTGTCTTTGCCTATAGAACTTACGTATCAGTGGTCATGCCTAGATTGAAATAGCAGCAAAGGAGAATGAATGAGCAGCCTGAGATTATGTTAAGGTAAAGAAAAGAGTTAAAATCCTGGATTCCCTTGCTGGCAGCCCACACCACAATCTCTCCTCTGCCTTGATATTGCTCACCACCCCTGTCTGGTAATTCTTCAGAACGGCCACATAGGTGACACTTCGGTCAGATGGTCATTTGatgtttataatatatttcaCTTCATTAACTCATAGGCTTTCACTGTGCACAAGATGTGTTACCCTGTGCTTTACTGCTGAGGTACAGAGGCTCAAAAAGCTTAAGGAATTAATCAAATAAACCCAAAGAACGAAGGATAGGGCTGAGAGTTAAACTGGTCACGTCTCCCTCCAAACCTAGTGTTCCACCCTCCACAGAGAGCTGCCCCTCAACCAAAAACTTGGATCAACCAAACCTCTgctccatattttaaaaaaagaattaagaaaaaataatagaggaaTTTAGAGGAAAGTCTAACATGAACAAAAATGTTGAATAACTTTAGATTGTCCTCTCTTGACCCAATcaacatggaaaaaaaaagaacagtgacTCAGAGCTGGGAGGAAGCCTAGTGTGTCTAGCACAACATTTGCAGGGTCTGCATCGCAAGCCCTGGTGACTCGAAGCCTTGGGGCCAGGGAGTGACAGCAGCTCTCATTAGTGTCATCACACTCCACAGGCACATATTTATCATTAGACAGCAAATGCGTAACAGCTGTTACCTGAGAGGCTAAAagtacttttgatttttttttaaaaaaggtataataagccaaaagaaggaaaaccacaCTTACCAGTGGTTCCCCGAGGAGAGCAGAAGTGACGGACATTGTCTCACTCTTCTGTTGTTTAAATTTTTACCACAAACATCCAcaacttttataattattttttagattattttattttattttattttttgaggaagatttgccctgagctaacatctgtgcgaatcttcctttactttatatgtgggacgcctgccacagcatggcttccccaGCAGTGCGTAGTTtggcatctgggatccaaaccggtgaaccccaggacactgaagtggaatgtgtgaacttaacagctgcaccaccgagctggcccctataatgtttttaaaatacagaaatggtcctcaggggctggccccgtggccaagtggttaagttcatgagctctgctttggcagcccagggtttcgctggttcagatcttgggcgtggacctagcactgctcatcaagccattctggagtggtgtcccacatagcagagccagaaggacttacaactagaatacacaactatgtactggggggcttcggggagaagaagaagaaaaaaaggaagaaaattggcaacagatgttatctcaggtgctaatctttaaaaaaaataaaagaaatggaccTCAAAACTTATTTTGTGAGTGGAGAGGGTTCTACTGCCATAGCCTAACCCTCAATCCCCAGCTTGCAAATTAGCTGACAGGAAAAAGTGGCATTTATTCCCAAAGAACCTTTTATGAAATAGTGCCGTTGCCCTACAAATGCCTCCCAGTCTTTGAAGGAGGGGGGTCTAAACTGTGGAGGGCTGTTCCCACGTGGAGACGCAGATCGTCACCAGCGACCTGAGGGTCTGAGGAGTCCAGCCCTGCGCCTGGGCTGAGAGCCGGTTATAATTCTCTACAACGTCCGCCCCGCCCTCTCTCTTTTATCCTAAGACAGAGTAAGACTCTCTGCTCAGTCAATACCCATGCCACCCCACACTCACTTCCTTCCCATTAAGAATACCTGCTTTGTCTCAAATCCTGAACTCTAGAGGAAAGGGAGATCTTAGAAAGATGAAGTGTCTACGActacaaattctttttaaatgtgctaTCTTAACTCGCCTTCAGCAGGAATTACCTTTCTTCTGCATTTCCACAGCCCTGTGCTTGAACCCTTATTATGACACTTATCAAAATCCACTCCCGATGGTTTATTTCACTGTGTGTCCATCTGCCTTACCTCCATGGGAGCTCCTTGAGAGACAGACCAGCATAGGCCCCTCTTTGTATCTAAGCCCCCTACCTACACCCAAGTACATGGTACTTAACTCTATCTATAGTAGGTGTTCAGTTTGCTTACAGAATCGAATAGGTTCACCAGGATCCTGAACACACACTCCTAGAACTAACACAGAGTTGAACCTGGGTGGATCCATTATAACTGCACAGGCACAATGCAACAGCCAAGCAACATGGTGACTTCAGTTCTCAATTAAATATTCTGTTGGCAAATATAACCTCTGATTGGATTCCATAACGCTtaagtctaaaaaaaaaaaacgaagaaatTGACCCTCTACACTTTGAATCTATATACATCGGAAATTATCGATCCCTGGACTTCTTTGAATGCTCATGAGCCAAGAGTACCTAGAGATCTTAAATATGTTTTCTTCCGACCCTCATTTGTGTAGGGAGTGTCATCCACAAGGAAGATATGCAGTCCTCACACTGATCATCTCAGCATTCTCCTCctctgatgaaagaaaatgagacacCTTCTTGACTCATGAATTTGGCAGTTTTCAGACAATGATGAAGTATAAGCTGAGTTTCACCCTATTTATATCTCCCTATCACGGTCAAGGGGCATCAGGTCAGGGGCTCTGCAATGTAGcccatttttcctcccttttcttacCACCTAAAAGACAATCTGTTTTATCTCAATTTCAGCCAAATGTGTGCAGTCTCAGGGTGTGACCCAGCCTGAGCTGACACCTAGACTCTGAATATGTCCAAGGCTGGACTAATGAGCTTCTCCAGTGGGTCTCAGGCTCTCCCAGGACTTTAGAAAGAAGGCAGAAAGCTTAGAAGTACCACACTGGGGACAAGTCAGCCCCAAGCTACATGCCCTAGGACTGCTTCCAAAAGGTGGCAGGTCTTCCCTACCTATATCTACAACCAGGTCTGAGCCAGCCCTGGACAAGCTCCTGGAGCCTAAAGGGCATCAGGATAACTGTATGCTCATGTCAAAATCTACTTCAGCCATTAGGTTTGTCCCTGACTCCTGGGTGAGTGGGCGTTGTCTGTGTGGTAAGAGACATGGGCATGAAGCATCAGGAAATGCGTCATATTGTCATCACTGTAATATTACAGGAATTGCAGCCATTCCTTACTTCTACCTATGGCTAGAACCTTTATAAAGTGAACAACTATGTCTCTCCATCCAGTCTCAGCGTGCTACAAAGCCCGTCAGTCATGAGGATCCATTTCCTTCTCTTCGCATTGCTCTTTCTGTTCTTGATGCCTGTTCCAGGTAAGATGGGCAGAGAAACGAGAGGGTTGAAAGAATTGAGAAACGACAGTTCAGACTCAGAGAAATTACAATTTCTCAACTGTAATTGAGAAATGACAATTCAAATGACAATTTCTCAATTGTAATTGAGAAATTACAATTCAGGCTAAGGTCGCACAGTTAGCTTCACCTGTCCATTCTCCAGGGAACTTTAGACCAAGTAAATTTGTTGGATGGGAAATAGAcagtagttttcttttgttgtttctgaCAAGGATCATCAACAACCTTAAAGCAGCTATCCCAATCTTTTCTGATACACTCTGAACAGGCTAAACAGCCCACAGAAGCCACCTTTTCATGGGAAGACTGTTATACCTGTTAATGAGACATGAAGAAAGTGATGTTAAAACGTTAATGCTAACAGGAAAGATGTAATCTGAGAACAGAACGATAGACCTCAGTTTTATTAGCTTAGCCATTCCTAAATCTTCTCTatgtgttctctttcttttttgcaggAAATGGAGGAATAATAAATATGTTACAAAAATCTTATTGCAAAATAAGAAAGGGCCGGTGTGCTTTGCTTGGCTGCCTTCCAAAGGAGGAACAGATAGGCAGCTGTTCTGTGAGTGGCCGAAAATGCTGccggaaaaagaaatgaaaaatccagAAACAAGATGACAATGTTGGAAATTGCAAAAATGCCTCCTTGAAGTTTATAGaagcaaaaacaaattaaatactgtttcaaaaaaattaaaagttcgattgtttttgttttgtttgaaattcTGGTTCTTGTGCTTGGTGTTACCAAATAGGCAACTTAGAAAGTGTTAAAGGCTCACCTTTCATTCAAATAAAGTATAGTCTCTAAAGGAATCCACAAGGGACCTAAACTGATTTTCCGAgggttatttgattttattcCCCTCTTGTAAATTTTACACCCAGTGAACTTGGACTGCTTGTTCTTCCTGAAATGATCCCTTGGCTCTACAGTTGCACAAACAAGTctgttttttccaaatttgatgagaCCATAAACCCACAGCTTTAGTACTCAAAGCAATCTAAGCagaataaacataaagaaaactacaCTCAGTACATCATCATCAAATTGTTTTATCCAGtgatagaaaatcttaaaagcaacctGAGAGAAAAGACACATTAAATACAGAGGAATGAAAAGAGGAATCACAGACAGCTTTTCACCAGAATCTCTATGAGCCAGAATAAAACGGAGGAATACTTACAGATATGATGAGAGAAAATAtatcaacctagaattccataccagcaaaaatatacttcaaaaatgaaggtaaaatggaCTGTGGGTGATAACAACATGTCCATGCAGCTTCATCAATTGTAAAAATTGTCCCATCTGGTGGGAATGTTGATAACAGGGGGCTGTGCAAGCATGAGGTCAGGGGGTATATGgaaatcttcatttctttcattcaaaattttTGTGAACCtgaaacttctctaaaaaatagtctattttttaaggaaaaaaggtaaaacctttttaaacaacaatgaaaaaagctaagaaaattcCTCTCCAGCAAACCTGCAGcataaacataaacaaataagaaTTTTTTCAGGCAGAAGCAAAATCATACCAATGAAAGTTGGCTCTACACAATGGAGTGAATGTACTAAGATTCTGAACCCTCTGACTTAAAGGGAGAGATTGTCAGTTCAGTAAAAAGTAAGACTCCAATACATACTGTCTCCAAAAGCTCACCTGAGATATCAAATGTAGACACTAAGATAGATTAAGAATAAAAGGATAGACACAGATACACTATGCAAACATTaatctgaagaaaacagaattggTTATGTTGGTTAATTGACTGTAAATCCAGTAGATTTTAGGTTAAGGAGTATTACCAGAGATAAGGAGGGGCATTTTTGCTAGTGATAAAGTGGTTAATTCACCAAGAATGTATATTAATACTAAATAAGAAAGTACCTAATAACAGTATttcaaaattcttaaagaaaaactgatagaaatgagaagaggaagagataaatGAACAATTACAATTGGATATTTCAACATTTctcagtaacaaaaagaaaaagctgatgaAAAGTAAAGTTATGATGAAAAGTAAAGATATAGAAGGTTTTAacaaacagaaagatatctggaaaaatccccaaatatgtggaaattaatcaACATGCTTCTAACGGATCAAAGGAGAGATCgcatgaaaaattagaaaatattttaaactgattaaaaacaaaaacaccaagtAGCAAAATTTATGGGAATGCAGCTAAAgtagtgcttagagagaaattcaTAATATTAAATTCTTTTATGATAGAAGTTAGAAAAACCCACAAATTAACAATCTAAATTTCTGCCATAACAAACTAGAACAAAGAGGGGTAAACCGAACTAAAAAGGATAAAAGTGgctaaaaagaaaatggacaaacagtagagaaaattttttaaaaaatagctgatTCACGGAGATGATCAATAAAATTGTTAGAGCTCTCACTGGATTCAccgaggaaaaaacaaaagaaactacaAATGCCGCAGGCATACACCCACCCTCCAGGCAAGCAGGAAAATGAGAAGAGGTCTGCATCTTCCACTAAGAAGACAAAGAGTCTCCACAAGGTGGCAGTAATTCACACCCTCAATAATTATCTCCTGCAAGTTCAGgcctagctttttttttttttgtcttaaatttaAGGTGTATACCAAAAGCAACTATAGTTTCATTGCAATGcctgtcaaaattccagtggccatttgtatgtctgctttagaaaaatgt
Protein-coding regions in this window:
- the LOC100629456 gene encoding beta-defensin 103A, whose product is MRIHFLLFALLFLFLMPVPGNGGIINMLQKSYCKIRKGRCALLGCLPKEEQIGSCSVSGRKCCRKKK